The window ACGACAGAGACTCCAACACTTCACGTGGGCTTGGTATACTCTACCGATGAGCGCAGGAGGGCTATCCTTGCTCATATTTGCACAACCTAATCAATTCAATGGTTTGAAAACTATTGGCTTGGTGGTTTATATCGTAAACATTATCATATTTTCGCTGGTTACATTGACCATGGCAGCTCGATTTGCCTTCCACACAGGCGAAATGATCCGCTCCCTTAGTCACCCACGAGAAGGCTTCTTTTTCCCgaccttctttctctccgtCGCTACAATCATTACAAGTACCCAAAGATATGCCATACCAGACAATCATGAAGGACTGAAATGGGCTATACAAGCAGCTTTCTGGATATACGTCGCTTTAACAGCCGTGCTAGCTATTGGTCAATACAGCTACGTCTTTGCTGTTCATAGCCTCAATCTCCAGAGCTTTATGCCAACTTTAATTTTGCCAATCTTTCCAATTATGCTTTCCGGGACGATTGCGTCTGTCATAGCATCAACACAGCCTGATATCGCCGCTATGCCAATTCTCGTCGCTGGGCTAACATGCCAAGGCCTTGGGATGTCGGTTGCCATACTGATGTACTCGCACATGATTGGACGCTTGATTCAGTCTGGTCTTCCGAACCGAGAACATCGCCCTGGTCTTTTCATGTGCGTTGGTCCACCAGCATTCACAGCGTTGGCTTTGATTGGCATGGCGAATGGAGTGCCTGGCAGTATCCAAGAGCTAGCGTTCGAGAAGAGCGTCATAAGGGTCATTGCAGTTTCAGTGGCTGTATCTCTCTGGGCCCTCAGCTTTTGGTGGTTCGGTATTGCCGTCGTTGCTGTTGTTTCATCGCCGCCAAAGTATTTCCATCTGGGTTGGTGGTCTATGGTGTTTCCCAATACAGGCTTTACATTAGCAACAATCTCTATCGGGAAAGAGCTGGCCAGTACCAGTATGCAGTGGGTGACTACAGGAATGAGCATCTGCATGGTCATTatctttgtttttgtctttgttaACCTTGTACGAGCTGTATGGGTTCAAGATATCATGTACCCAGGAAGAGATGAAAATGTAGAAGACCATTGAGCTGAGACTGTTGAGGATGAGTCCTATGTCTAGAATCATTATACAGTGTTAACGatattttttctctctcttctcttttccaatATTATCTATCCCGTACTTATTCGTCTTGCCATTTACCTCAAAGGGCAGGTCAAATTTAAAGGTCACATACCTAATTTTCTTATACTGACATCAAATGATTGCCCATCTTTCTTGCCGAAATAGGCAATCAGCATCGGCATTAGCTCCGGGCACAACTTTACCACCTACAACGAGGCACTGTATGATATCCGCATTGCCCACTTGCCACGCAGATAAATCCCGACGCTTAGTTCCCACAGCCTACATTCGCAAAATCTCCGCGGATTATATATCGTGATTTCCCTAGAATCTTAACCAGTAGATTGCGTATAGATTTATGAATATCAAGAATGCGCATTCAAAACAACAAGATCAATCGGCCGCGTGGCCTAATGGCTAAGGCGCTAGATTTCGGTTGAGAATCACCTCCTCTAGAGATTCCAGGTTCGACTCCTGGCGTGGTCGCTTCGATatatttttgtctttttgtgGGTAGGTTTCGTGCagttagtttttaaatacatAAAGGGTCTGAATATTTTGCTAGAACTGGAAAAAGATGGACAATGAAAATCAATATATGCAATACATGTAAATGTAACACCTCTATCCctacttaaattatatatatatactgccAACGCATTTATTGAAACTCTTTCGCTGGGTGGTATCCCGGATCTCCAATtatccatccatccgtcTCATTTGGcgtaaatttaaaatagtgaCGGATGTTCCCAATATTTGTTTCCCAATTCTCATCCTTGTTGTTTTTGTCCAAACATTCGAGAATGGACTCGCACATCACTTTTGTTCGAGTTCTGGCCCACCACACGCTCTCGGAAAGAAGCCACCATGCGGTGGCGTAAAAAGTAAGCATCACAACACATGCTTCAGTTTGGTTTACGGcaaattcttcttcaaaagctTTTGATGCCTTGGAGGGCCAGAAGAGGGTATATATCCGTATCTGAAGTATCAAGTGATGGATGGCATGACCGTTCCTTACAGCGTCCATAGTTTTTAAGAGAGGAGCTAGCCGATCAAAAGCATTGTAAGATCCATGGTGCATGCAGCATCCGAAAGAACCATCCGAAGTGGTTGGCTGAGCACCAAAGAAATATTCTCGAAAGTCGAATATAGTAACTAGAGCTGATTCCCAATCTTGGAATCCTTGGATGGTAGCGCCGGACAAGGGAGACTTGAAAATGCCATCAGGATAGCTTTCATCTTGTTTCGTGCTCATGATAACTGCTTTGAGACCTGCAGCAAATTTGAGCAGCCTGTCTGGCTCGCTTCTCATATCGATTTTGTCGTCTGCATATGCAAAGAAGGGCATGGACCAAGCATAGTGGACTAGCAAGAGAGAGCAAGCGATGACTACATCGTGATTGCAATTCTCTGTGCCTTGTGCCAAGAGACCCCTGAAACCAGAGAGAGTAAGGTCTAGATGATAGGCCATGGCTTTGATGTATGCAGCATTATCGGGCGAGATGCTATGCTGGTGAGAGGCGGATATCATTAGGATTGCATGCATAACAACCTCATCCTGGCTAGCATTAGCACTTATCGAATTATAAAAGAGTGCCCTTGACCAACGAACATTGAGTGCCAGAGGAATCACCCCATCTCTCCATACACAGGCGCCAAAGGCAAGTGTCGAGGCGGTGTGGTGATCAAAATGGTACAGGAGCTGTAGGACACTCATATCAAGGCCCAGTCCAAGAGATCTCGGGACGGAGCTATTGCCATATCTCTGACAGTGGATTTGATGCCGTGGATAGTTTGGTAACATGGACATGATGCTAAAGTCATACTGACAAGGTATACTTTTGGCTGAACATCTCGCGCAAACAGGCTGGAACTCATCGCACTGTAAGACTGTCAGTCaattcttgtccttctctcCTTGGAACATTTTAATGAATATTGAGACGTTGAATTTGATTGCCATTTTACCTTGACTCTGGATGATTTACATGCCAAACATCCAGCCCGAGACTTGACGTGTCGTCTCCGTTGGCGTATTTCACGTCCATGATCGTCTACTCGTGGAGTCGTAAGTATTGGGCTCTCTCCCGCTTTTGAGATGGCAAATACCCCAAAGTTTCCGGTGGGAGCCGCTGCCATTGCTTCGATGCACagtaaaagaagaggaaattgcAATTATCGGATTGACTTCTGTATGGAAAGAAGCGTGaatagttctttaaataagtCTCGCTGGTTGAAGCTCGCTAGCGGCAGGGCGGCATGATGAAGTGC is drawn from Trichoderma asperellum chromosome 4, complete sequence and contains these coding sequences:
- a CDS encoding uncharacterized protein (EggNog:ENOG41~TransMembrane:11 (n2-10c15/16o71-88i199-218o230-249i269-290o305-326i338-356o362-386i407-425o445-469i478-497o509-533i)), whose product is MAHKAQSLTWDSLPAPGRSEPEGQELQEFFVPISDDTTERARPRTSATNHTRVPSDDVTRTNTPTHEKQHADDEETTKEPVDIYDPNRPKLSIRQRLQHFTWAWYTLPMSAGGLSLLIFAQPNQFNGLKTIGLVVYIVNIIIFSLVTLTMAARFAFHTGEMIRSLSHPREGFFFPTFFLSVATIITSTQRYAIPDNHEGLKWAIQAAFWIYVALTAVLAIGQYSYVFAVHSLNLQSFMPTLILPIFPIMLSGTIASVIASTQPDIAAMPILVAGLTCQGLGMSVAILMYSHMIGRLIQSGLPNREHRPGLFMCVGPPAFTALALIGMANGVPGSIQELAFEKSVIRVIAVSVAVSLWALSFWWFGIAVVAVVSSPPKYFHLGWWSMVFPNTGFTLATISIGKELASTSMQWVTTGMSICMVIIFVFVFVNLVRAVWVQDIMYPGRDENVEDH
- a CDS encoding uncharacterized protein (EggNog:ENOG41) — protein: MAAAPTGNFGVFAISKAGESPILTTPRVDDHGREIRQRRRHVKSRAGCLACKSSRVKCDEFQPVCARCSAKSIPCQYDFSIMSMLPNYPRHQIHCQRYGNSSVPRSLGLGLDMSVLQLLYHFDHHTASTLAFGACVWRDGVIPLALNDEVVMHAILMISASHQHSISPDNAAYIKAMAYHLDLTLSGFRGLLAQGTENCNHDVVIACSLLLVHYAWSMPFFAYADDKIDMRSEPDRLLKFAAGLKAVIMSTKQDESYPDGIFKSPLSGATIQGFQDWESALVTIFDFREYFFGAQPTTSDGSFGCCMHHGSYNAFDRLAPLLKTMDAVRNGHAIHHLILQIRIYTLFWPSKASKAFEEEFAVNQTEACVVMLTFYATAWWLLSESVWWARTRTKVMCESILECLDKNNKDENWETNIGNIRHYFKFTPNETDGWIIGDPGYHPAKEFQ
- a CDS encoding uncharacterized protein (TransMembrane:10 (i102-121o133-152i172-193o208-229i241-259o265-289i310-328o348-372i381-400o412-436i)~EggNog:ENOG41) produces the protein MAPGLCICCVSSLYRHPSKRYMSGSRWGPGFTCAQKANKVRKDVLEYLDVKSPNVFKAHQSNISTLRSFPAYYILVYFFFFLFSKPSLARHHTTSSIMAHKAQSLTWDSLPAPGRSEPEGQELQEFFVPISDDTTERARPRTSATNHTRVPSDDVTRTNTPTHEKQHADDEETTKEPVDIYDPNRPKLSIRQRLQHFTWAWYTLPMSAGGLSLLIFAQPNQFNGLKTIGLVVYIVNIIIFSLVTLTMAARFAFHTGEMIRSLSHPREGFFFPTFFLSVATIITSTQRYAIPDNHEGLKWAIQAAFWIYVALTAVLAIGQYSYVFAVHSLNLQSFMPTLILPIFPIMLSGTIASVIASTQPDIAAMPILVAGLTCQGLGMSVAILMYSHMIGRLIQSGLPNREHRPGLFMCVGPPAFTALALIGMANGVPGSIQELAFEKSVIRVIAVSVAVSLWALSFWWFGIAVVAVVSSPPKYFHLGWWSMVFPNTGFTLATISIGKELASTSMQWVTTGMSICMVIIFVFVFVNLVRAVWVQDIMYPGRDENVEDH